A DNA window from Undibacterium sp. YM2 contains the following coding sequences:
- the glp gene encoding gephyrin-like molybdotransferase Glp: MNTAPGSASTLQDITGCMSDYNPNALTVQQAQDIMRAYVQPVCGMEKLTVRQALGHVLAIDIISPINVPAHDNSAMDGYALRGEDITDSEELKLKVTATVLAGAEFTSTVEPGECVRIMTGALMPAACDTVVPQEFTTKISDEEIRISAGSLRAGDNRRLKGEDLAMGTIALHKGKILTPADLGLLASLGIPEVSVQRRLRVAIFSTGDELRSLGETLESGCVYDSNRYTLYGMLVRMGCEVLDMGVVQDNPDALEAAMRSACENADAIITSGGVSVGDADHTRQLMNRLGEVAFWSIAMRPGRPMAFGKIASAGKTAYLFGLPGNPVAVMVSFYFFARQALQQMGGAEITPLPMFSVKSNADIRKRPGRTEYQRGILSIREDGELGVSITGSQGSGILRSMSEANCMIILHHEQGNIAAGEKLSVLPFAGLI, from the coding sequence ATGAATACCGCCCCAGGCTCCGCCAGCACGCTCCAAGACATCACCGGATGCATGTCTGATTACAATCCCAATGCCCTTACAGTCCAACAGGCGCAAGATATCATGCGTGCCTATGTCCAGCCCGTCTGCGGAATGGAAAAACTCACCGTACGACAGGCCTTGGGGCATGTACTGGCTATTGACATCATTTCCCCCATTAACGTGCCAGCCCACGACAACTCAGCCATGGATGGCTATGCCTTACGGGGCGAAGATATAACAGACAGCGAAGAACTGAAACTGAAGGTCACAGCTACTGTCCTGGCAGGCGCAGAGTTTACCAGTACAGTCGAGCCCGGAGAATGTGTGCGCATCATGACAGGCGCACTCATGCCTGCGGCTTGCGATACGGTAGTCCCGCAGGAATTCACGACAAAAATCAGCGATGAAGAAATCAGAATAAGCGCAGGCAGTTTGCGCGCAGGCGACAATCGCCGCCTCAAAGGTGAAGATCTGGCCATGGGCACAATCGCCCTGCATAAAGGCAAGATACTGACACCAGCCGACCTTGGACTGCTTGCCTCTCTGGGCATCCCCGAAGTCAGCGTCCAGAGACGATTGCGGGTGGCTATTTTTTCTACTGGTGATGAATTGCGCTCTTTGGGCGAAACACTGGAAAGCGGTTGTGTGTATGACAGTAATCGCTACACCCTGTATGGCATGCTGGTGCGCATGGGTTGTGAGGTGCTGGATATGGGCGTGGTTCAGGATAATCCCGACGCACTTGAAGCAGCGATGCGCAGTGCCTGTGAAAATGCCGATGCCATCATCACTTCAGGAGGCGTCTCTGTTGGCGATGCTGACCATACCCGCCAGTTGATGAACAGGCTGGGCGAAGTTGCCTTCTGGAGCATCGCCATGCGACCTGGCCGCCCCATGGCTTTTGGCAAAATCGCGTCGGCAGGCAAAACTGCCTACCTGTTTGGCCTGCCGGGTAACCCGGTTGCCGTCATGGTTTCTTTTTATTTTTTTGCGCGCCAGGCTTTGCAGCAAATGGGCGGAGCAGAAATAACACCCTTACCCATGTTCAGCGTCAAATCGAATGCAGATATACGCAAACGGCCAGGGCGCACAGAATACCAGCGCGGCATATTATCCATACGTGAGGATGGCGAGCTCGGTGTCAGCATTACCGGCTCACAGGGCTCCGGCATTTTGCGCTCCATGTCAGAAGCCAATTGCATGATTATCCTGCATCATGAGCAAGGCAATATAGCTGCTGGCGAAAAGCTCAGCGTGCTGCCATTTGCAGGTCTTATCTAA
- a CDS encoding Rne/Rng family ribonuclease has protein sequence MKRMLFNATQQEELRVAIVNGQKLIDIDIETAGRELRKSNIYKGVITRIEPSLEACFVNYGEERHGFLPFKEVARTYFKEGVDVRNASIKEALREGQEIMVQVEKEERGNKGAALTSFISLAGRYLVLMPNNPRGGGVSRRVEGEDRQELRETMDKLDLPGGMSVIARTAGIGRNVDELQWDLNYLMQLWRAIEGAGKSSPGAFLIYQESSLVIRAIRDYFQPDIGEILIDTDEIYEQAQQFMSHVMPDMVHRVKRYSDDVPLFSRFQIEHQIETAYSRTVPLPSGGAIVIDHTEALVSVDVNSARSTRGGDIETTAFNTNLEAAEEVARQLRLRDLGGLIVIDFIDMENAKNQREVETRLKDALRYDRARVQMGKISRFGLMELSRQRLRPSLSEGSHVTCPRCNGTGHIRDTESSALQVLRIIQEEAMKENSAAIHVQVPVDVAAFLLNEKRGEILKIETRHRVTVILIPNKHLETPHYKLDRLKTDDPRLEDHHASYAMAEQADTDIGYSKRQKEDVKPRQEAVVKSITPETAPIVERKEVAPVVVAPVAAPAEPGFFVKLFGFLFGKSEPAKVEAPKPAEEKTAERDRNGRGPRNGNSNSQRNRNRRNRDRDEREDRPAKAEKPEQEAVKPVAAENPRPPKAPKPPREERESQETRRERQQRQRDERKENQAQESKEEPIHKHVDPVPVDVMPAAPQLEALESGAENDNSEQGEERRRRRRRGGRNRNRRDRDGNEQVNEQGELPIDGSEIVDANTGGDVATLSSVVAPAVATPAAPDNAANHVAEVSQPATFTEAVSTAAPEPTPATNAPAHVAKAAADAVVAPAVAATVAAAAPQEAISTPAVVAAPEAPVMAAPAEASPVAAPAVEATTTVSATEPVPVTEAIISAPAEVIPQVAAVEVAPVQVVTAPVISTPAAKPQDATMPLESLHSMLKDAGLVLASTDPVKLQAAKAEAEKLVAPVRVPRERKPLPVVADEPLVMVETRRS, from the coding sequence AAGCTCATTGACATAGATATCGAAACTGCCGGCCGCGAACTGCGCAAATCGAATATCTACAAAGGCGTGATCACTCGTATCGAGCCTTCCCTTGAAGCCTGTTTCGTCAACTACGGCGAAGAACGTCACGGTTTCCTCCCCTTCAAAGAAGTCGCCCGCACCTACTTTAAAGAAGGTGTAGACGTACGCAATGCTTCCATTAAAGAAGCGCTGCGCGAAGGCCAGGAAATCATGGTCCAGGTCGAAAAAGAAGAACGTGGCAACAAGGGCGCTGCCCTGACCTCGTTCATTTCCCTGGCAGGCCGCTACCTGGTTTTGATGCCTAACAACCCGCGTGGTGGTGGTGTTTCCCGCCGCGTCGAAGGTGAAGACCGTCAGGAATTGCGCGAAACCATGGACAAACTGGACTTGCCTGGCGGCATGTCTGTGATTGCCCGCACTGCAGGCATAGGCCGCAATGTCGATGAATTGCAATGGGACTTGAATTACCTGATGCAACTCTGGCGTGCGATTGAAGGCGCAGGCAAATCCTCCCCAGGTGCTTTCCTGATTTATCAGGAATCTTCGCTGGTGATCCGCGCCATCCGCGACTATTTCCAGCCTGATATTGGTGAAATCCTCATCGATACCGATGAAATTTACGAACAGGCCCAGCAGTTCATGAGCCACGTGATGCCAGATATGGTGCATCGCGTAAAACGTTATAGCGATGATGTGCCGCTGTTCTCACGTTTCCAGATCGAACACCAGATCGAAACTGCCTATTCCCGTACCGTACCATTGCCTTCCGGTGGCGCGATCGTAATCGATCACACTGAAGCTTTGGTGTCAGTTGACGTTAACTCGGCCCGCTCCACCCGTGGTGGCGATATCGAAACGACGGCTTTCAATACCAATCTGGAAGCCGCTGAAGAAGTAGCCCGTCAATTGCGCCTGCGTGACTTGGGTGGTTTGATCGTGATCGATTTTATCGACATGGAAAACGCCAAGAACCAGCGCGAAGTTGAAACCCGCCTAAAAGATGCCCTGCGCTATGACCGCGCACGTGTGCAAATGGGCAAGATTTCCCGCTTTGGCCTGATGGAATTGTCACGCCAGCGCCTGCGCCCTTCCCTGTCCGAAGGCAGCCATGTGACTTGCCCACGTTGCAACGGCACTGGCCATATCCGCGACACCGAGTCCTCTGCCCTGCAAGTCCTGCGCATCATCCAGGAAGAGGCCATGAAGGAAAACTCAGCAGCAATCCACGTCCAGGTACCTGTCGATGTTGCCGCTTTCCTGCTGAATGAAAAACGTGGTGAGATCCTGAAGATAGAAACGCGCCACCGCGTGACTGTGATCCTGATCCCGAACAAACATCTGGAAACCCCACATTACAAGCTGGATCGCCTGAAAACAGATGATCCACGCCTCGAAGACCACCACGCCAGCTATGCCATGGCTGAGCAGGCCGATACCGACATTGGCTACAGCAAACGTCAGAAAGAAGACGTCAAGCCACGTCAGGAAGCCGTCGTCAAGAGCATTACGCCTGAAACAGCACCTATCGTTGAACGCAAGGAAGTTGCCCCAGTGGTCGTTGCACCAGTTGCAGCCCCGGCGGAACCTGGCTTCTTCGTCAAGTTGTTTGGTTTCCTGTTTGGCAAGTCTGAGCCAGCCAAAGTAGAAGCACCAAAACCAGCAGAAGAAAAAACTGCCGAACGTGACCGCAATGGCCGCGGACCGCGCAATGGAAATAGTAATAGCCAGCGTAACCGCAATCGCCGCAACCGTGACCGTGATGAGCGCGAAGACCGCCCGGCAAAGGCTGAGAAGCCAGAGCAGGAAGCAGTCAAACCGGTAGCCGCGGAAAATCCACGTCCGCCAAAAGCACCTAAGCCACCGCGTGAAGAGCGGGAATCCCAGGAAACTCGCCGCGAACGCCAGCAACGTCAACGCGACGAGCGCAAGGAAAACCAGGCTCAGGAAAGCAAGGAAGAACCTATCCACAAGCATGTAGATCCAGTACCAGTTGATGTCATGCCAGCAGCTCCACAGCTGGAAGCACTGGAATCTGGTGCAGAAAACGACAATAGCGAGCAAGGCGAAGAGCGTCGTCGCCGTCGTCGTCGTGGTGGCCGCAACCGCAACCGCCGCGACCGCGATGGTAACGAGCAAGTCAATGAGCAAGGCGAATTGCCGATTGACGGCAGCGAAATAGTCGATGCCAATACAGGCGGCGATGTCGCTACACTGAGCTCAGTGGTCGCTCCCGCAGTTGCGACACCAGCAGCGCCTGACAACGCGGCAAACCATGTTGCTGAAGTCAGCCAGCCTGCGACCTTTACTGAAGCAGTAAGCACAGCGGCACCTGAGCCAACTCCAGCGACCAACGCCCCAGCCCATGTGGCTAAGGCTGCGGCTGATGCAGTAGTGGCACCTGCTGTCGCAGCAACCGTAGCTGCTGCGGCACCACAGGAAGCCATCAGCACACCAGCAGTTGTTGCAGCTCCTGAAGCTCCCGTAATGGCTGCTCCAGCAGAAGCAAGCCCGGTGGCGGCTCCTGCAGTTGAGGCTACAACAACAGTCAGCGCAACTGAACCAGTTCCAGTTACTGAGGCAATCATCTCTGCTCCGGCAGAAGTTATTCCTCAAGTTGCTGCAGTTGAAGTAGCACCGGTTCAGGTAGTTACAGCGCCGGTAATCAGCACGCCAGCAGCAAAACCACAGGATGCGACCATGCCTTTGGAATCCCTGCATAGCATGCTGAAAGACGCCGGATTGGTATTGGCCAGCACCGACCCAGTGAAACTGCAGGCCGCCAAAGCGGAAGCAGAAAAACTGGTGGCACCGGTACGCGTTCCCCGCGAGCGTAAACCATTGCCAGTTGTTGCTGATGAGCCATTGGTGATGGTGGAAACACGTCGCTCTTGA
- a CDS encoding peptidylprolyl isomerase gives MKATSWLLGACASIVLLSGCGGSKSDTAAVIPSVTKVTTDQVVYRKVTNFTITGQNLDKGYNASIPACLTITELPGGTATQRVLSCKLVGVGSTTYSITAANGTTLFSGLVNLTLPAQPQVTMTTSMGTIVIELNPGRAPITVDNFLNYVENGFYVNKIFHRVIKSAIVQGGGFTSDLQQPTTLPAIKLETPNGLSNLRGTIAMARTSDPNSATAQFYLNAADNTGFDGLTAGTGYAVFGKIVTGLDIMDKINVVPTTTAGGMSDVPVSPVFINSMVQTQ, from the coding sequence TTGAAAGCGACATCATGGCTCTTGGGTGCCTGTGCATCTATCGTATTACTTAGCGGCTGCGGCGGGTCCAAGTCAGACACGGCTGCCGTTATTCCATCCGTGACAAAAGTCACAACGGATCAGGTCGTCTACCGCAAGGTGACCAATTTCACGATTACCGGCCAAAATCTGGACAAGGGCTATAACGCCAGCATCCCCGCCTGTCTGACTATTACAGAATTGCCAGGTGGCACGGCTACCCAGCGTGTATTGTCCTGCAAACTGGTTGGCGTTGGCTCAACGACTTACTCCATTACAGCGGCAAATGGCACGACTCTTTTCTCCGGCCTGGTCAACCTGACGCTGCCAGCACAACCACAAGTCACGATGACAACCAGCATGGGCACGATAGTCATCGAGCTCAATCCTGGCAGAGCACCTATTACTGTCGATAATTTCCTGAACTATGTGGAAAATGGATTTTATGTAAATAAAATATTCCATCGCGTCATCAAGAGCGCTATCGTCCAGGGTGGTGGCTTCACGTCTGATTTGCAACAACCGACAACACTGCCAGCCATCAAACTGGAAACGCCAAATGGTTTGAGCAACCTGCGCGGCACCATCGCCATGGCACGCACCTCAGACCCTAACTCTGCTACAGCCCAGTTCTACCTGAATGCCGCTGACAATACCGGTTTTGATGGCCTGACTGCTGGCACAGGTTATGCCGTATTTGGCAAGATTGTGACTGGACTGGATATCATGGACAAAATCAATGTCGTGCCAACTACAACAGCTGGTGGCATGTCTGATGTACCTGTATCACCAGTCTTCATTAATTCGATGGTACAAACACAATAA
- the mobA gene encoding molybdenum cofactor guanylyltransferase MobA: MSIFVSNSSLPLDRKLITGLVLAGGRGTRMGEVDKGLQCLHDKPMAAHVTQRLAAQTATVMISANQNPDIYKEFGFPVHADYMQGFAGPLAGIQTGLLHCTTPYLLCAPCDSPFLPADLAERLSSALLQHNADLAVATTLENHDGILQKQIHPVFALMKTSVLPRLTAYLENGGRKMQAWHACLRISEVLFEDKAAFRNINTLEELRELEN; this comes from the coding sequence ATGTCGATTTTCGTGTCAAATTCTAGCCTCCCCCTGGACAGAAAACTCATCACCGGCCTGGTACTGGCAGGTGGCCGCGGCACGCGCATGGGTGAAGTAGATAAAGGCCTGCAATGCCTGCACGACAAACCCATGGCCGCGCATGTCACTCAAAGACTGGCCGCACAAACGGCAACTGTCATGATCAGTGCCAACCAGAATCCTGACATTTATAAGGAATTTGGTTTCCCAGTCCATGCTGATTATATGCAAGGTTTTGCTGGTCCACTGGCAGGAATACAGACTGGCCTGCTACATTGCACAACACCCTATTTGCTTTGCGCCCCCTGCGATTCGCCATTTTTGCCAGCCGATCTGGCTGAACGCCTGTCGTCTGCATTGCTACAGCACAATGCAGACCTCGCCGTAGCCACGACTTTGGAAAACCACGACGGTATTCTGCAAAAACAAATTCATCCTGTTTTTGCGCTCATGAAAACCAGTGTACTGCCCAGATTGACAGCTTATCTTGAGAATGGCGGACGCAAAATGCAGGCCTGGCATGCCTGCCTGCGAATAAGCGAAGTCTTGTTTGAAGACAAGGCAGCATTCAGGAATATCAATACACTGGAAGAATTACGGGAACTTGAAAACTGA
- the moaA gene encoding GTP 3',8-cyclase MoaA has protein sequence MTEKFIPLSALTRFRPALSVPEVLTTPDGQLQDALSRPLHDLRISVTDRCNFRCVYCMPKEVFDKDYQYLPHKSLLSFEEITRVASIFVAHGVRKIRLTGGEPLLRKHLERLIEMLARLRTVDDKPLDLTLTTNGSLLARKAQSLKDAGLTRVTVSLDALDNAIFQRMNDVDFSVNEVLEGIAAAEAAGLGPVKVNMVVKAGLNDHEIVPMARYFRDTPHILRFIEYMDVGASNGWKLDEVIPSSQVVQRIQDAGMPLLALDANYAGETATRWRHAKSQDGQGELGFISSVTGAFCRDCSRARLSTEGKLYTCLFASHGHDLRSLLRDPQQLPDLAIANVIAHIWQQRTDRYSELRSQNTAGQQRKKIEMSYIGG, from the coding sequence ATGACGGAAAAATTTATTCCGCTATCAGCACTAACACGCTTCCGCCCTGCATTGTCTGTTCCAGAAGTATTAACAACACCCGATGGTCAATTGCAGGATGCCTTGTCACGCCCCTTGCATGACCTGCGCATTTCCGTCACAGACCGCTGCAATTTCCGCTGTGTTTACTGCATGCCCAAAGAGGTCTTTGATAAAGACTACCAATACCTGCCTCATAAATCCCTGCTGAGTTTTGAAGAAATTACCCGTGTCGCCAGCATATTTGTTGCACACGGCGTCAGGAAAATACGCCTGACCGGTGGCGAACCCTTATTGCGCAAACATCTGGAACGCCTCATAGAAATGCTGGCCAGGCTACGCACTGTCGATGACAAGCCGCTTGATCTGACACTGACAACCAATGGCTCATTGCTGGCACGCAAGGCACAAAGCCTGAAAGATGCAGGTCTGACGCGGGTGACCGTGTCACTGGACGCATTGGACAATGCCATTTTCCAGCGCATGAATGACGTCGATTTTTCCGTTAATGAAGTGCTGGAAGGCATAGCCGCAGCAGAAGCCGCCGGTCTGGGACCTGTGAAGGTCAATATGGTCGTCAAGGCAGGCTTGAATGACCATGAAATCGTGCCCATGGCCCGCTATTTCAGAGACACGCCACATATCCTCAGGTTCATAGAGTATATGGACGTAGGAGCATCCAACGGCTGGAAACTCGATGAAGTCATCCCTTCCTCGCAAGTCGTGCAACGCATACAGGATGCCGGTATGCCCTTGCTTGCCCTGGATGCCAACTATGCAGGTGAAACAGCCACACGCTGGCGTCATGCAAAAAGTCAGGATGGTCAGGGGGAACTGGGATTCATTTCCAGCGTAACCGGGGCTTTTTGCCGCGACTGCAGCAGGGCCAGGCTCTCAACTGAAGGCAAGCTTTACACCTGCCTGTTTGCCAGCCACGGACATGATTTGCGCAGCCTGTTGCGCGATCCTCAGCAACTCCCGGACCTGGCAATTGCGAATGTCATTGCCCATATCTGGCAACAACGCACTGACCGCTACTCCGAATTGCGCAGCCAGAATACTGCTGGCCAACAACGAAAGAAGATAGAAATGTCTTACATAGGCGGCTGA
- the chrA gene encoding chromate efflux transporter — protein sequence MPAHEVALKTAFLYWLKLGFISFGGPAGQIALMHAELVEKRRWISEARFLHALNYCMLLPGPEATQLAIYIGWLMHKTRGGIMAGLLFVLPGLLILTLLSWIYMAAGDNTAVQAIMSGIKPAVVAIVLAAAWRIAQRTLKSSVLIAVAMAAFVAIALLHLPFPLVIVAAACIGLIFRKHCNPVKSPSDHTTHQHLPAIIDDNTPTPVHARFSWLKLFITLSLGMLLAIAVWLLLAFSFGLPHPLTDMASFFTKAAMLSFGGAYAVLPYMVQAAVEQYHWLSTAQMMDGLALGETTPGPLIMIVAFVGFIGGWNQAFLGGDHLLLAASLAAGVACFFTFLPSFIFILAGGPLVESSRNNLHLNAPLNAISAAVVGVIASLAWLFASHVFFKDAASLDIQAIILTALASIAVFKFKLSTVKLLAACSCAGYILFLLA from the coding sequence TTGCCTGCTCATGAAGTCGCCCTGAAAACTGCATTCCTGTACTGGCTCAAGCTGGGATTCATCAGTTTTGGCGGACCAGCGGGGCAAATTGCGCTAATGCATGCAGAACTTGTGGAAAAGCGTCGCTGGATATCCGAAGCACGTTTTTTACATGCCTTGAATTACTGCATGCTCTTACCCGGGCCTGAGGCGACGCAACTTGCCATTTACATAGGCTGGCTCATGCACAAGACCAGGGGTGGCATCATGGCTGGCCTGCTATTTGTCTTGCCCGGACTTCTGATATTAACCCTGCTGTCCTGGATATACATGGCTGCAGGTGACAATACTGCAGTTCAAGCAATCATGAGCGGCATCAAACCTGCGGTAGTCGCGATTGTTCTGGCTGCGGCCTGGCGCATCGCGCAACGCACCCTGAAGAGCAGTGTATTGATTGCGGTCGCCATGGCCGCCTTTGTTGCAATCGCCTTGTTACATCTCCCCTTCCCTCTCGTGATCGTGGCAGCCGCATGTATCGGCCTGATATTTCGCAAACACTGCAATCCCGTAAAATCACCCTCAGATCACACCACACATCAGCATCTGCCCGCCATCATTGATGACAACACGCCCACACCCGTGCACGCCCGCTTTTCCTGGTTAAAACTCTTCATCACCTTAAGCCTGGGGATGCTGCTAGCTATCGCAGTGTGGCTGTTGCTGGCATTCAGTTTTGGCCTGCCCCACCCCTTGACTGATATGGCCAGTTTTTTTACCAAGGCAGCCATGCTCAGTTTTGGCGGTGCCTATGCGGTACTACCGTATATGGTGCAGGCAGCAGTTGAGCAATATCACTGGTTGAGCACCGCACAAATGATGGATGGCCTGGCTCTGGGTGAGACCACACCAGGCCCCTTGATCATGATCGTGGCTTTTGTCGGTTTTATTGGCGGCTGGAACCAGGCATTTTTAGGAGGAGATCATCTATTATTGGCGGCGAGCCTGGCAGCTGGCGTTGCCTGTTTTTTTACTTTCCTGCCTTCTTTTATTTTCATTCTGGCAGGTGGCCCACTGGTTGAATCCAGCCGGAATAATTTACATTTGAATGCGCCTCTAAATGCCATTTCAGCAGCAGTAGTTGGCGTCATAGCCAGCCTGGCCTGGTTATTTGCCAGCCATGTCTTTTTCAAAGATGCGGCAAGCCTGGATATACAAGCCATCATACTCACTGCCCTTGCCAGTATTGCAGTTTTCAAATTCAAGCTATCAACTGTCAAACTGCTGGCCGCCTGTTCCTGCGCGGGATATATCTTGTTTTTGTTGGCTTAA
- a CDS encoding helix-hairpin-helix domain-containing protein gives MKKQWQAILLATALTTMAIGSVSAADASKKASASAAVAATSASAAASASASAKTELLDLNSATKKELATLPKIGDVRSDAIIKGRPYKGKDELLSKKILTEDVYNGIKDMVIAKQKTAEKK, from the coding sequence ATGAAAAAACAATGGCAAGCAATCCTGTTGGCGACCGCGCTGACAACCATGGCTATCGGCAGTGTATCTGCCGCCGACGCATCCAAGAAAGCATCGGCTAGCGCTGCTGTTGCGGCAACGTCTGCATCTGCGGCGGCATCGGCTTCAGCATCGGCCAAAACCGAACTTCTGGATTTGAACAGCGCGACAAAAAAAGAATTGGCGACCCTGCCTAAAATTGGCGATGTACGCTCAGATGCAATTATCAAGGGGCGTCCTTACAAAGGTAAGGATGAATTGCTTAGCAAAAAAATATTAACCGAAGATGTTTATAACGGTATAAAAGATATGGTGATCGCCAAACAAAAAACTGCTGAGAAAAAATAA